tttttgtatcggTTTATCATTGATACTTCAGGAAATCCTAGAAGCACTGTAGTGGGCTTAACAACCACCACTGGCAACACTCCCAATCTGTATTTCTATCAACTCTTAACTTTGGAAATGGATTATAAATAAACCCATTATAAATAAAAAGAGAATCATGACTTATGTAATTGCACCTGCAAAGCAATTTGTGGGAGTTGAGTGTAAAgatgcagcttccaggatgtaCACTGTTGTGTTTATCTAGGAATAGGTATTTCTAGGCAAACAAACTAGTCACACAGCAGAACGGCCTGTTACTGTGGAAAGGATCCACAAATGCAATATATCAGATTCCCAAATGTAGGAAATGTATTTTAATACCAAGTCACACACACTAATAAAGACACCGTTATTGGAGTTCAGTTGCCAGTTGATATCTCTATAATCTCAGCAACAGTATTAAACCCAATATCCTCCTCAATAACAACAGCATTGTTGGTCAATTTCTCTTGCTCTACAACAACACAGTTTCTGCTAGTGACTCGTTCTCCATAATCCTCAGTGTCCGGGATAATTATTTCTATGATATCTTCATTGAGAGGTTGCTGACTTTCTACCAGGGCCTGAGCAACCACATCTTGCGAGGGGTTTCCAACGACTCCTTCAGTCTCCAAAGTTACATTGTGCTCCACCTGCTGGAATGTAACACTGGGTTCACCTGAGCTCTGATCATCAGTATTTAACATCATGTTCTCCTTGTGTTCTGCACTCGGGATTTCCACCATTTCAATGGTGTGCACATAAAGGTTTAAAACCACACTTTCGTTTCCACCCGAGTCGGCACTCTCTTGGCTGACGGTATTTAAGCCGACTTTCCTAACACGCTTTGGAGTCAAAGTAAGAGTTTTGCTTTCAGAGCTTTCCTTTTCCAAAGAGGCGATAGCTTCTGCAACCTCCCCTAAACTTCGAGCATTGCTTTTCTTGTGGGATGCCCTGTGTCTCTTTAAGCTTTGGGTCATGGTGTACCCCTTTCCACAAATGTCACATTTAAATGGCTTTTCAGTCAAGTGGATTCTCTGGTGCCTACGAAGCTTGGTGGCAAGGGTATATGCCTTCCCACACTCATTACATTTGAAGGGTCTCTCTCCTGTGTGCAGGCGTTCATGAGCTCTGAAAGTGTGTGGATCCCTCAAAGTTTTCCCACATATTGTACAGAGATAGACCTCCCCAGTGTGAGAAATCCGGTGCCTCCGCAATTCAGGCAACTGGGAGAAAAACTCTCCACAGTCCTCGCATTTATATGGTTTCTCTCCAGTGTGGATTCGTTGGTGGCCCCGAAGATTGCCGATCTGCCTGAAGGCTTTACCGCAGTACGTGCAAGTGAATGGCTTTTCACCCGTGTGTAGCCTCATGTGGTTCTTCAGTGAGCCTGGGTTGGCCAGCTCCTTATCACATACACTGCAACGGCAGGCTTTTGGGTTGCCAAGGTTCATGGCCTTGAGGCGGTGGAGCTTCTTATGAATCCGGAGGGATGGTGGCCTGGCAAATGCTTTTCCACATTCACCGCATACGAACGGGCGTTCCCCTGAATGCACCCGCTCATGTTCTCGGAGATCTCGCTTCAATGCATAGGCCTTGTCACATTGCTGACATTTGAATGGCCGCTCGCCTCTGTGCAGCATCTGGTGGGCTATAAAAAAAGATGGTCAAAAGACTGTTTTAAACAGGAATAGCCCAGCAAGCCATGCATGTCAATCAGTTCTTGGACATACGGGCTAAAATTGCGTCAGTATCCGAGGAgacatgaatggtactgaacactgtacaatcatcagcaaatatccccatttctgaccttatgatgaaggaatGGTCATTGGTggagcagcagaagatggttgggcctaggcaactaccctgaggaactcctgcagtgatgtcctcggctgggatgattggcctccaacaaccacaaccatcttcctttgtgctaggtatgactccaaccagtggagtgttccTCACCCACCCGCCTTCCCCCAGAgtcctattgacttcaattttgctagagctccttgatgccacactcagtcaaacgctcacctcacctcttgagttcagctctttcgttcatgtttagaccaaggccaCATTGAGGTCAGGATCCAAGTGGTCCCGGATGTAGAAGAGTCCCAGGCAAAATTAGAAGAGCCGGGGAGCTTTCCCCATcatcctgaccaatattcatccctcaccaacactactaaaacagattatttaataattatttcattgttgtttatgggactgaaatgtgagcaaattggctcGTGTTTCCTAATTACAAGCGACTATAATAAAAAGCTGTAAAATCCTGAGGTCAGCCCTGAAGGGTGCAACATAATTCAAGttctatatctctctctttctcaaattTAAGACAGGTAAATGTAGTACTAAAGATCAGGTACTCTGCATAAAAGGATGTACTCTGAATCAGAGGATGCAAGACTGTATCAGCCGATCCTCCATCAGCGGCAATTTGCCAGACAGCTTGTTCAGGTGCAGAGTGCCAATGATGCAGAAGACCAGCTGGGTCCTCTTGCAGCAAATCCAATGAAATAATACACTTGGTGAGGTCTGTATGTCAGTCTGCCAAACCCTCCAAACTGACACAGGGAGCATTCCAACAGgagacagtgaagggtgtggggaggTATATTAAAAATGGTTTAACACAAAGCCAGAAGAATTCTCTTGCTTTTCTTCCATAAAGTCCAAGGGTCTAGCATAGTAACAAAAAAATCAGATCCAGAATACTTTACATAAAAATAAAAGTCCACAGAGCATCAATTCTCTGGTGTGAAAATGACCACAACAATTTTAGGTAACCCCTTTCTTTTACCTCTAAAACTCTCCTCAGAGCTgtagctcttcccacactcattGCACAAGTATGGTTTATGGCCAGTATGAGTGAACCGATGTTTCTTCAGGTGGCACAACTGGATGAAACCTTTTCCACAGTCGTCACATCTGTACCTTCTCTCACTGGGGTCGATCTGGGAGCTGTCACGGCGGCAGAACTTTCTCCTGCCCCCTGATTTGGTTTTAGGTTTGCGTTTGCCAATAGCTCGCATGTGCTCTCCGTTTTCAGCAGGAGGTTTTTGCCCGTccacctttttgtctggtgtggtCAAATCATCACCTGGTTTCTTCTTTGTCTCGTGATTCTCTAAAGATTTGGCTTCTGTATTTTGATCGCAACATTTCTCGTTTGCTTCTTTAGACTTTTCCTGGTTGTCTCCCAGCATTGCCTTCTTCCTCCTGTCCTGTTTTGGTACCTGTTGCTTCAGTGTTTGTGAATTGAGCCCAGTGTGCATCTTTCGAGCTCTCCCAGCAGCACAAGTTCCAGGGCCCTTGTTGCATGTTGATGATCGTAAGGTCCTCTCACCAAGTCCAGACTGATTAATTTTCTTCTGTTTTTTGGGCTTAATTTCACTAACATCTTGTGCCAATTTGTCAATCCCAGGGTCATGCTGTTTCTTAGTATCATCCCGTTTGGAGAAAGGGGCTGGGAACAGCATTTTTTCAATGTTGTTGGGCCGGTTTAATTTTGGTGGACGCCCCAAGGCAACccaactcactctcttctctgacAACGTGTTCTGGGTTTTATGTTTGATCTGAAGCCGCTGTGATCTTTTAACTGGCTGATCTATTTTCACCACTTTCACGCACTCTGGCTCTTTTTCAGCTACAAGTGGTTTGCTGCACAGTGGCCTAGGCAGAGAAGGCTCGGCTGGCACGACAACAGCATGCGCTGGTGCATTATCCATGGGCTCTTCATGTAGCACATCTGTTAATAAGAGGTCAGAGCATTCAATATAAAAACTCGTCTGTATGTAACTACAGGTGATTACCTAGTAACTCAAGTATAAAATGACATAGTACCAAACCTCCTCCATAGCAACTCTACTGGACTGAAGATATCTAAGCATAATTAGTACTCAAAAGGTGAAGTATACTCTTGAGTATTGATACATAGCCCTCAATGTGTGAAAACAGACATCAGCTGCTTACTGTTAACTTGTTCTTAACAGAAGTTAAACTTTTGTTAAACTGCTGCGTAGAGACACTCTGGGAACAAATATAATTTGTATAAACGGAACATTCTGAATATCAATTGGCCACGGCCTATCATCCCTATTCATGAGTTCACATAGTGGAGATATGTGTTTTAAAAGTAGGCACGGAATGTTTCTTCTACTGGATGTGATGGTGCCACAGATCTTGTTCTACCTAACAGGAATGACAGAGGCAGAAACTATGTCTTTCCTACTGGGCACATAATATAGGTATCaggttaggccattcagcccctcaaacctatcTAGTCATTCAATCAGGTTatagctgatctgtacctcagttCCGTTTACCCATCTTTGATCTgtctcccttgattcccttacccaTCAAAAATCCATTAAGCTCAGTCTTGAAATTACAactgacccagcatccacagccatcTGGGAAGAGTTCTAGAATTCTaccacctgccaatttcaatcctGAATAgtttggctctaattttaagattatgtctaCTTGAACTGGAATCCCCCACGAGCAGAAATGGTTGCTCTATGTAAATCCAATTGAATCCCATTATCGTTTTAAACACCTCAACTAGGTCACCCCTCATACTTTTAAACTCAATGGAATAAACCCAAATTTATTAATCCTTTAAGAATAGTAGAGCCAGAGACTGTGATTGAACAAGAAACTGTGCCCTATCTAGCAAGAATGGTGGGACAAAAAAAACTGCTCCCTATTTAGCAAGAGAGGTAGAAACAGAGAATGTATTCCATCTACTGGGAATGGGACAAGATATTGCAACCCAACCAGAAAGAGTGATGAAAACACAGTCTGCCTGATCTACCAGGAGTGAATGAATCAAACACTGTGTCCAAAGCTCAATGTAGAGTGCATGCAGGGGCTAGTCTCTGCATTACCACTTCCAATAAACAGAATCAGTATCCATGTTTCAATTAGATGAGCTTTAGAATGCTACACTGTATCAATGTGGAACTTTAGAAGCATAACTTGTAGTCCATCCAACTGAAATTATGGAAACATAAACTGTATGGTATCTACATGAAGGTATGGAAGCAAACTGCATACCACATTTACCTGTGTGAACTTTGACTGTCTCAATGTCCTCATGCACATTGTCTATATCCTTTATTACTTGAACTTGATTCTCCTCTGGCCATAAGAGAAGTTCTTGACCCAGTTCGATAGTTTTAGAAACCCTGTAGTAGATCTTTCCATAAAACTGGAAAATGACTGCATTGCTCTCCTCTTTTGTTTTTGCCTTGTTTGCATATCTGTAAAAAAAACCCTCAAATTTATTACCCAACTGTAGCTGAGGCTGGGcctctgcagccatgctctgataCAGCTGTCCATTTGATCAAATCACAGCTCAATTTATTGAACTATTTAGGAATGTAttattttcaatttaaaatgcCCACAGTACTCCAATGCATGTCCTGCCACTGATGCACAACAGGGGCACAGAGGTATCTTCTGAGCATGTGACCTGAGGATAAGGGAGGATTGTGAATTGAGGAGAAAAAAGGGATCTTGTAGTAAAATCACAACTAAAATGGAACTTCTACAGAAATGTCTTATTGTCTGTGTATATATTGCACATGGGAATGAAGTCCATAGGACAGCTGTAATTCATTAGAGGTTTGCTTTCACGTTTATGACACCACCTAAACCTCCCAATTAGATTCAGCCTGTGCTAATTCTCCAGCATCCTCCAATATATCTGAATTCCTTATATACTACCTCGGAATTGTTGCTGTGTATTCCACTGTTAAGGTCAGTCTAGGGTGAAATATCTGCATTTTTTAAGAGAGTAAGTCAGCAGAAATGTCTGCATACAAACAAATCAGGCAGTAAGTGAATGGTACTGGCGACCCTTTTTAAAATTGACattaaaaatacattaaaaatctAGAATGAAATTATAAGAAAAATTACCAGATGGTCATGAAATGGAAAGAGGCAGAAAGAGTGAGTAAAGGCCAATTTGACTGTTTCAGGTTTTCTTTagaccattttcagctgctcagTTTTGTACATCTTTACTGAAATGGAGTATCCTCGCACACTTGCATGGGGGATGAGTCCTTTTTGGGATAAGGTGTAGGTGGGTCAGTTAACTCAAGTTGAAGTGTTTGAAATAAATGTGCTTTATCACTTCACAGCAAGTAGCCTGATGAAGCAATGTGACAGCACTGACTTGTTCTCACATCTGCCAAGGGAAGGAGAATTAAGAAAGGAAAAATAATTGAGCGGACTCAACTTGCTCTGCTTGAATGAGCTCTGGCACCAATAACGATCATGGAGGAGTCATCAGTCTTTAGATACTGTTTGATAATGCTAACTTAGGTATAGGAGCTGGTCATTGATTAAATCACAGTGCTACCACCTTACTAGGCCAGTTGACTTTTTGCACTGCAGCTAGTCATTTCCAATTCCTCTAATGATTTTAAAACTGTGAATACCAAATTACATTGGTGACAGAACATGGAGCTGAAAGCTTCCATCATTAGGAAAAGCACCTTAATACTGAAGATAATTACTTTATTGAATGTTTTCAGAGGTTTGGGGTTATGATTCACTATGTTACTGTAGATCAAGGTGCCAACATACACGTTTCACCAGAAAGTCAAGTATTGACTCTCTTGGATCAAGACAGGATTTTTGTAGCTCAATTCTCCTAAACTGAGGGGTGGGAGAACAGGCAGGTCAGCAGCATTGAATTAGAATTTAGAATAAACCAAAATATAAAAACCACATTAACAGAGAATCTTTATTGTGTGCCGTTATATTTATACATAAAGATTGCATTACCTCATCCAGTTTGAGAATGATTGATTGACCCTCTGTGCTTCTGGCAATCCAGCTTTTTCATTGTTTTCTCTAAGCTGTGGTAACAAAGACAATCAGTCTTTTGAAATAAGCCTTTTCAAAAGAAGGAAAGGTACCCAGATTCATTACATATCTGTAGTCAGCCCACCGTCGCTTTTTATTGCACTTGTTTATACACAGGCTGACTGTCCAGGTGATGACATGAGGATCTGGCTGCCTGTCAGATTTACACTGTACTCTAACTACATGCACCTCACTTAAGTGAGGGTGTTAACATTAATTACATAACATAGGTTTGATAAGTCATAAACATAAATGATTACTGAATAAAAATCACAACTACTAGTTCCTCCAAACACATCCTGTTCTGCAACAATGCCATTTGTTATCTGAAATTCTTTTCAAGAACATTCTTACGGAAATATATTCtaattttattatttgttcatgggatgtgggcattgtggcTAGGCcatcttttattgcccatccctaattgcccttgttcagagcttatttaagagtcaaccacattactgtgggtctggagtcacatgtaagccagaccagataagaatggcagatttcctcccctaaaggacaatagcgaaccagatgggtttttatgactatcggcaatggcttcatggtcatcatcagacttttaattccagatttttattggattcaaatttcaccaccatggtgggattcgaactcgggtccccagaggattaccctggttctctggaaTACTACTACTCTCTGGAATACTGGcataccattatgccaccgcaTATCCTCAACTTGCTCCACAGTGCACTTATAAAGGAATATTTGTACTGCAACAGATCAGGAGTGATTTGTTTCATCATTGCTAAGTAGCAAATCTTTTTCTCCATCTCATAATTTACTGCTCCTCTCCCTTTGGGGCAGTACCTTGTGTTTGATGGGGTAGGTGGCTATGAATCTGTACATGGCAGCTGATTTCTTGTGAATTTGTTGCAGCAGGCTTAACAAGTCTTAAAACTGCTGTGTGAATGTTAAACACCAAGTACTCAAGCACACTGACAACTACCGTGGAGTTTCGGTCTGGATCAATTGTTTACAAAATCTGTAAAACATCCAGTAAAATCAAGAGAGGAGTACAGAGAAGAAGCAACAGACATTTCTGTAGTGGGGAATGAAAGATTTCCACAGTAATTTAAAGATTCAGCATGCTCACATATCAGATGTACTTTTAGTTGCccggtagtacagaacttgagtattgctgagaaaaaagacacatgctgtcgaagcttttcttCTTGAACTTTTCAGTacagatgcaagaatgtcaaatttcaaaggaagcaacaatttatactgcatgagaaaagggtgcagactggttggcaagttggaGAAAGCACCAGGAAACTTTTGTCCCCCATGCatatgtttaattcaaaaaaggtgcaatgccctGACATATTCCTTTTTCCTGCAGAGGACAGATCCCTGCAAAtgaacatatgtagcttccagcaaggCTAAGTGAGCTACGTTGCAAGCCCGACTGATAGTCTTAAACCGGTTGTTAATTTAATTCTTTGCACactcgggattgttcagcaagtgctgcccaccCATGGAATCGCATCTActactttgacagcatgtctgtttttttcagctttgtactTTTAATTGATAATTTAGACTGATGAATGTTACTATCTATTTTCAACATCTATCATGCAGACCCCAGATATTAAAGGGCTTTTAGATAGGAGAGTTAACTAACATACTCTGTACCTCCTTTGAAATGAAGGATGCTATTCCATTTACGTCATCACATTCCAGTTTTCCTTCGACAGGTCCAAAAAATATTCCTCTGGGAAGTGCCTTagaaacacaccagatacccagcTGGTTTTTCTGAGTCTGGGAAGGTCCTGCTGCCAGACCAGGGGGGAGTGTGTAGAAGGCTCGGCATGGTAACCCAAGCTCCACTGGTGTATCTTTTATAAAAGATGGCAGGCCATGCACTGGACATCTCTTTTCAAAGAACTCCTGACAATCCTCACAGACTGAAGGAACAAAAAAATGAAACAGTAAAATTTACACAATATTTAAAGTTCAAGAACAACCAGGTGAAACAAGAGCTTAGTGCATAAAGCTATGGACTTTCACTTGGGATTCTATTTTGGTGTTAAATTATCAAATATTCaattctcattggaatgtatatattctgtgtattcaatgagaaagaaaaatctcaaggggagggcccaccatctgtggttaactaaaaaacgttaaaggcagtatcaaacttaaagaaaaagcatataactacacaaagacgggtggcaggtcagaagattggaaagaatataaagaacagcaaagactggcaaaaagattaataaggagggaaaaattaaagtatgagagaaagctagcaagtaatataacgATGGATAGTAAGACTCtccatagatatttaaataagaagctaacaaagtgagcgttagtCCTAAAGAGAGTGcacctggggaattgataatggaaattagggagatggtggatgaactAAACAGTTATTTTGCTtaggtcttcactatagaggacacaagtaatatcctggaaatagctgtaaatctggaaaaggaagggagggaggaacttgggaaaattaaaatcaccaaggaagtggcattgagcaaattgctggggctgcaggctgacaaatctccaggtctggatggacttcaccctaaggtcttgaaagaagtggcttgtgagatagttggtgcactggttttaattttccaaaattccctagatttggggaaagttccattaggttggaaaatagcaatTATAACACCTTTATCCAAAaagaggagacagaaagcagaaaactataagccagctagcctaacatctgtcacagggaaaatgttagaagctattattaaagatgttatagcaaggcacttagaaaaattcaagacaatcaggcagagtcaacgtggtttcataaaagggaaatcatgtttaaccaatttattggagttctatgAAGGAGTCAGATGTGCTGTGGTAGCATTGATCAAACTACATATTCGTATTCTGTGATGCTTCTATTTCTTCTGTTCCATTTCATCCACTCCACCCCATCCACTTAAAGAGTCTGGTGGAA
This sequence is a window from Carcharodon carcharias isolate sCarCar2 chromosome 10, sCarCar2.pri, whole genome shotgun sequence. Protein-coding genes within it:
- the znf408 gene encoding zinc finger protein 408 isoform X1 — encoded protein: MSARPPLLFLLPWQRDFETGAGARIHFSAPCGNHLVFKGHIYRFPLGHQCILETYLVCYHKMPQVNEESEGLGLTEEGLIPTDHKQQLFCEDCQEFFEKRCPVHGLPSFIKDTPVELGLPCRAFYTLPPGLAAGPSQTQKNQLGIWCVSKALPRGIFFGPVEGKLECDDVNGIASFISKELRENNEKAGLPEAQRVNQSFSNWMRYANKAKTKEESNAVIFQFYGKIYYRVSKTIELGQELLLWPEENQVQVIKDIDNVHEDIETVKVHTDVLHEEPMDNAPAHAVVVPAEPSLPRPLCSKPLVAEKEPECVKVVKIDQPVKRSQRLQIKHKTQNTLSEKRVSWVALGRPPKLNRPNNIEKMLFPAPFSKRDDTKKQHDPGIDKLAQDVSEIKPKKQKKINQSGLGERTLRSSTCNKGPGTCAAGRARKMHTGLNSQTLKQQVPKQDRRKKAMLGDNQEKSKEANEKCCDQNTEAKSLENHETKKKPGDDLTTPDKKVDGQKPPAENGEHMRAIGKRKPKTKSGGRRKFCRRDSSQIDPSERRYRCDDCGKGFIQLCHLKKHRFTHTGHKPYLCNECGKSYSSEESFRAHQMLHRGERPFKCQQCDKAYALKRDLREHERVHSGERPFVCGECGKAFARPPSLRIHKKLHRLKAMNLGNPKACRCSVCDKELANPGSLKNHMRLHTGEKPFTCTYCGKAFRQIGNLRGHQRIHTGEKPYKCEDCGEFFSQLPELRRHRISHTGEVYLCTICGKTLRDPHTFRAHERLHTGERPFKCNECGKAYTLATKLRRHQRIHLTEKPFKCDICGKGYTMTQSLKRHRASHKKSNARSLGEVAEAIASLEKESSESKTLTLTPKRVRKVGLNTVSQESADSGGNESVVLNLYVHTIEMVEIPSAEHKENMMLNTDDQSSGEPSVTFQQVEHNVTLETEGVVGNPSQDVVAQALVESQQPLNEDIIEIIIPDTEDYGERVTSRNCVVVEQEKLTNNAVVIEEDIGFNTVAEIIEISTGN
- the znf408 gene encoding zinc finger protein 408 isoform X2, coding for MPQVNEESEGLGLTEEGLIPTDHKQQLFCEDCQEFFEKRCPVHGLPSFIKDTPVELGLPCRAFYTLPPGLAAGPSQTQKNQLGIWCVSKALPRGIFFGPVEGKLECDDVNGIASFISKELRENNEKAGLPEAQRVNQSFSNWMRYANKAKTKEESNAVIFQFYGKIYYRVSKTIELGQELLLWPEENQVQVIKDIDNVHEDIETVKVHTDVLHEEPMDNAPAHAVVVPAEPSLPRPLCSKPLVAEKEPECVKVVKIDQPVKRSQRLQIKHKTQNTLSEKRVSWVALGRPPKLNRPNNIEKMLFPAPFSKRDDTKKQHDPGIDKLAQDVSEIKPKKQKKINQSGLGERTLRSSTCNKGPGTCAAGRARKMHTGLNSQTLKQQVPKQDRRKKAMLGDNQEKSKEANEKCCDQNTEAKSLENHETKKKPGDDLTTPDKKVDGQKPPAENGEHMRAIGKRKPKTKSGGRRKFCRRDSSQIDPSERRYRCDDCGKGFIQLCHLKKHRFTHTGHKPYLCNECGKSYSSEESFRAHQMLHRGERPFKCQQCDKAYALKRDLREHERVHSGERPFVCGECGKAFARPPSLRIHKKLHRLKAMNLGNPKACRCSVCDKELANPGSLKNHMRLHTGEKPFTCTYCGKAFRQIGNLRGHQRIHTGEKPYKCEDCGEFFSQLPELRRHRISHTGEVYLCTICGKTLRDPHTFRAHERLHTGERPFKCNECGKAYTLATKLRRHQRIHLTEKPFKCDICGKGYTMTQSLKRHRASHKKSNARSLGEVAEAIASLEKESSESKTLTLTPKRVRKVGLNTVSQESADSGGNESVVLNLYVHTIEMVEIPSAEHKENMMLNTDDQSSGEPSVTFQQVEHNVTLETEGVVGNPSQDVVAQALVESQQPLNEDIIEIIIPDTEDYGERVTSRNCVVVEQEKLTNNAVVIEEDIGFNTVAEIIEISTGN